The following coding sequences are from one Formosa haliotis window:
- a CDS encoding peroxiredoxin family protein has product MRYCVVLLVALFLFNCEQPSSEKLKQGMWRATLEAQDGEVLPFNFEVTNDSLLTIFNAEEKIKVDEITYSDDSIWIKPPVFDGYIKAKMDGDSVMSGFYVKDELKRSVPFKAVFGKDVRFETKDDATVNIEGIWETTFSPNKSEDTYKAKGIFKQEGNKVTGTFRTTTGDYRFLEGAVEGNKVKLSAFDGAHAFLFTAEVTDSVMSGMFYSGNHYKEPFIAKRNTEFELADADSLTFLKPGYDALAFTFPDESGNMVSLSDEQFKDKVVVVQLMGTWCPNCLDESKYFVEYLKAHKNEDIAFVGLAFEYAKTEAAAFKNIERLKSKLGITYPILLAQYGSTNKQSAQEKLPMLSHVLSYPTAIYIDKNGKVRKIHTGFNGPATGNLYKEYKSDFESFMSKLLNE; this is encoded by the coding sequence ATGCGTTATTGTGTAGTGCTTTTAGTAGCCTTATTTTTATTTAATTGTGAACAACCTTCGTCTGAAAAACTAAAACAGGGCATGTGGCGCGCTACTTTAGAAGCCCAAGACGGTGAAGTTTTACCGTTTAATTTTGAAGTTACAAATGATAGTCTGCTAACGATTTTTAATGCTGAGGAAAAAATTAAAGTAGATGAGATTACGTATAGTGATGATAGTATTTGGATTAAACCACCAGTGTTTGATGGGTATATTAAGGCGAAAATGGATGGAGATTCTGTGATGTCTGGATTTTATGTTAAAGATGAATTAAAGCGTTCTGTGCCTTTTAAAGCGGTGTTTGGTAAGGATGTGAGGTTTGAAACCAAAGATGACGCAACTGTGAATATAGAAGGTATTTGGGAGACAACCTTTAGTCCGAATAAAAGCGAGGATACATACAAAGCTAAAGGAATCTTTAAGCAGGAAGGAAATAAGGTAACAGGGACGTTTAGAACTACCACTGGAGATTATCGGTTTTTAGAAGGTGCAGTAGAAGGGAATAAGGTGAAACTTTCAGCTTTCGATGGCGCTCATGCTTTTTTATTCACAGCAGAGGTTACAGATAGTGTAATGTCTGGTATGTTTTATTCTGGAAATCATTACAAAGAACCATTTATAGCCAAGCGCAATACAGAGTTTGAACTGGCAGATGCCGATTCGTTAACTTTTTTAAAACCGGGATACGATGCTTTAGCATTTACTTTTCCTGATGAATCTGGGAATATGGTATCACTTTCCGATGAACAGTTTAAAGATAAAGTGGTTGTTGTACAGCTAATGGGGACGTGGTGTCCGAACTGTTTAGATGAAAGTAAATATTTTGTCGAGTATTTAAAGGCTCATAAAAATGAAGACATTGCGTTTGTAGGACTCGCTTTTGAGTACGCAAAAACCGAAGCTGCAGCCTTTAAAAATATAGAGCGATTAAAATCTAAATTGGGTATTACCTATCCTATTTTGCTTGCGCAATATGGTTCTACAAATAAACAATCGGCTCAAGAAAAGTTGCCCATGTTAAGTCATGTCTTGTCTTATCCTACGGCAATTTATATTGATAAAAACGGAAAGGTTAGAAAAATCCATACAGGTTTTAATGGGCCCGCTACAGGAAATCTTTATAAAGAATATAAATCTGATTTTGAAAGTTTTATGTCGAAATTATTAAATGAATAG
- the recG gene encoding ATP-dependent DNA helicase RecG, producing the protein MNSKLQTPIDYLKGVGPNRADLLRKELGIHTYQDLINLFPNRYLDRTQYYKIAQLQRNNADVQITGRVTGLKEVAQGKKKRLVASFRDDSGAMELVWFRGIKWLKESIKLNTDYVIFGKTNAFGNSFSMPHPEMELLEEHEKNLRSAMQPVYPSTEKLSNKGITNRVMSKIMQQLFLETHGKFEETLSPGLLTELKLVSKSEALFNVHFPKNQELLARSQFRLKFEELFYIQLQLILKNLIHKSKIKGFPFDQVGEHFNTFFKHHLPFDLTNAQKRVIKEIRADLGSNAQMNRLLQGDVGSGKTIVALMSMLIALDNGFQACLMAPTEILSVQHYNGLTDLCKELNISIKLLTGSTKTSDRKEIHEALENGELDILIGTHALLEDKVKFKNLGLAIIDEQHRFGVAQRSKLWHKNHVPPHILVMTATPIPRTLAMSVYGDLDISIIDELPPGRQAIKTVHRYDANRLKVLRFIRDEIDKGRQIYIVYPLIQESENMDYKDLMDGYESIARDFPSPKYQISIVHGKMKPADKDFEMQRFIKGETQIMVATTVIEVGVNVPNASVMIIESAERFGLSQLHQLRGRVGRGAEQSFCILMTSHKLSNDSKTRLETMVKTSDGFEIAEVDLRLRGPGDIMGTQQSGVLNLKIADIIKDNDILKLARFHAKNILKDDPRLIKEEHRALLYTYQQLAKYKNIWNYIS; encoded by the coding sequence ATGAATTCCAAGCTTCAAACACCTATTGATTATTTAAAAGGCGTTGGCCCTAATCGCGCCGATTTACTTAGAAAAGAACTTGGCATACACACCTATCAAGATTTAATAAACCTATTTCCAAATCGGTATTTAGACCGTACCCAATATTACAAAATAGCCCAATTACAACGCAATAATGCAGATGTACAAATTACTGGCAGAGTTACCGGCTTAAAAGAGGTTGCACAGGGTAAGAAAAAACGATTAGTTGCTTCCTTTAGAGACGATTCGGGAGCTATGGAATTGGTCTGGTTTCGCGGCATTAAATGGTTAAAAGAAAGCATAAAACTAAATACCGATTATGTTATTTTTGGCAAAACCAATGCGTTCGGAAATTCTTTTAGCATGCCACATCCAGAAATGGAATTATTAGAAGAGCATGAGAAAAATTTACGTTCGGCCATGCAGCCAGTTTATCCTTCAACCGAAAAACTATCAAATAAAGGCATTACAAATCGGGTGATGAGTAAAATCATGCAACAATTATTTTTGGAAACTCATGGTAAATTTGAAGAAACTTTATCGCCAGGTTTATTAACCGAACTCAAATTAGTTTCAAAATCTGAAGCGCTTTTTAATGTTCATTTTCCAAAAAATCAAGAGCTTTTAGCACGCTCGCAATTCCGTTTAAAATTTGAAGAATTATTCTATATTCAGCTGCAATTAATTCTGAAAAATTTAATTCATAAATCAAAAATAAAAGGCTTTCCATTCGATCAAGTTGGAGAACATTTCAATACGTTTTTTAAACATCATTTACCATTCGATTTAACCAATGCACAGAAGCGAGTAATTAAAGAAATTCGTGCCGATTTAGGCAGCAATGCGCAAATGAATCGTCTTTTACAAGGCGATGTAGGTTCTGGCAAGACCATAGTCGCCCTAATGTCAATGTTAATCGCACTTGACAACGGTTTTCAAGCTTGCTTGATGGCGCCAACTGAAATTTTGTCAGTCCAACACTATAATGGATTAACTGACCTATGTAAAGAGTTAAATATCAGTATAAAACTACTCACTGGCTCAACTAAAACTTCAGATAGAAAAGAAATTCATGAAGCTCTGGAAAATGGCGAATTAGACATCTTAATTGGCACACATGCGCTACTAGAAGATAAGGTGAAATTTAAGAATTTAGGGCTTGCTATTATAGACGAACAACACCGTTTTGGAGTTGCACAAAGAAGTAAATTGTGGCATAAAAACCATGTGCCCCCTCACATTTTAGTAATGACTGCAACGCCTATTCCTAGAACTTTAGCCATGTCGGTTTATGGCGATCTAGACATCTCTATAATCGATGAATTACCACCAGGCAGGCAAGCCATAAAAACAGTACATCGATACGATGCTAACCGCTTAAAGGTATTGCGTTTTATAAGAGATGAAATCGACAAAGGACGCCAAATTTATATAGTTTACCCTTTAATTCAAGAAAGCGAAAACATGGATTATAAGGATTTAATGGATGGCTACGAGAGTATCGCTCGCGATTTCCCCTCACCAAAATACCAAATCTCTATAGTGCATGGTAAAATGAAACCCGCAGATAAAGATTTTGAAATGCAACGCTTTATTAAAGGTGAAACCCAAATTATGGTTGCCACCACCGTTATTGAAGTTGGTGTAAATGTCCCGAATGCATCGGTGATGATTATAGAGAGCGCCGAACGTTTTGGCTTATCGCAATTACACCAATTACGAGGTCGCGTGGGACGTGGTGCCGAACAAAGCTTCTGTATTTTAATGACAAGCCACAAACTTAGTAACGACAGCAAAACACGTTTAGAAACCATGGTTAAAACCAGCGATGGTTTTGAAATTGCTGAAGTAGATTTACGCTTACGAGGCCCAGGCGATATTATGGGTACTCAACAAAGTGGTGTTTTAAATTTAAAAATAGCCGATATTATTAAAGATAACGACATTTTAAAACTCGCTCGTTTTCACGCTAAAAACATTCTAAAAGACGATCCTAGACTAATAAAAGAAGAACATCGCGCCTTACTTTATACCTACCAACAATTGGCGAAATATAAAAATATCTGGAATTACATAAGCTAA